The proteins below come from a single Prolixibacter sp. NT017 genomic window:
- a CDS encoding ABC transporter ATP-binding protein: protein MNIEIKDLNKIYPNGNHALKEVSLEIGNGMFGLLGPNGAGKSSLMRILVTLMKPSKGQVLVNGLDLQKHRREIRNMLGYLPQDFRFFAKLTTWEFLDYSARLAGIKQRKARMSAVEQMLEEVGLYEARNRMANKLSGGMKRRLGIAQALIGEPKIIIVDEPTTGLDPEERIRFRNLLSSISEREVIIILSTHIVGDISSTCTDMALLNQGSLAYHGAPDKLIEMARGNVWQISATETEYQEIQEKYPIISSIPAESGWEVQVVARDVNGYAGEQIEPNLEHAYVNFMEHELNQRWHEE, encoded by the coding sequence GTGAACATTGAGATTAAAGATCTGAATAAGATTTATCCGAATGGGAATCATGCTCTGAAAGAGGTATCGCTCGAGATCGGAAACGGCATGTTTGGTCTGCTCGGTCCCAATGGTGCCGGTAAATCGAGCCTGATGCGCATTTTGGTTACCCTGATGAAACCTTCGAAAGGGCAGGTGCTGGTCAATGGCCTCGATTTACAGAAGCATCGTCGCGAAATCAGGAATATGTTGGGCTATCTGCCCCAGGACTTCCGCTTCTTTGCGAAACTAACTACCTGGGAATTCCTGGATTATAGTGCTCGTCTGGCGGGTATCAAACAACGGAAAGCCCGGATGAGTGCGGTAGAACAGATGCTGGAAGAGGTTGGGCTGTATGAAGCCCGTAACCGCATGGCCAACAAGCTGTCAGGTGGTATGAAACGCCGTCTCGGTATTGCGCAGGCACTGATTGGCGAACCGAAAATCATCATCGTGGATGAGCCGACTACCGGACTCGACCCGGAGGAGCGCATCCGTTTCCGGAATTTGCTATCGTCTATCAGTGAGCGGGAAGTCATTATCATTCTTTCCACGCACATTGTGGGCGATATTTCCAGTACTTGTACCGATATGGCCCTGCTGAACCAAGGCTCTCTGGCCTATCATGGTGCTCCGGATAAGCTGATTGAAATGGCCCGTGGAAATGTGTGGCAGATTTCGGCTACCGAAACGGAATACCAGGAGATACAGGAAAAGTATCCCATTATATCTTCTATTCCGGCTGAGTCCGGCTGGGAAGTACAGGTGGTTGCCCGTGACGTGAATGGTTACGCCGGGGAACAGATTGAACCGAACCTAGAGCATGCTTACGTGAACTTCATGGAGCATGAACTAAATCAACGCTGGCATGAAGAATAA
- a CDS encoding glycosyltransferase family 39 protein has product MKTGKYLPIFLFFAAFFLYTAGIRYNPIYILDESKNVECAREMFTRNDLIVPTFNDRLRTDKPPLHYYFMMAAFKVFGVNEFAARFFSAIMGALTLLITFLFTRKYAGEKTALLTWLILITSLNFSIEFHLAVPDPYLIFFMTLTHWAFFEFYQKRTWPWLITMYVSLALAILAKGPVALGFAGLNGLLFLILKRDFRWQTIKQFRLLLGVVVTGIIAIPWYVKVGLATNGEWTRQFFFKHNLDRFSSEMEGHGGFFLLTAVFVLLAFLPYTVFLFQSYREAFRQRKSNDLILFAMIVSVVIIVFFSISSTQLPNYPMPAYPFVAVLIGYYLSNVKLKMKGPLWINLGVGLLIPIGAFVAMKLDKSLVPVANLAWLFLVIPAGAAWALYDFYKQRSQQRIFTALSAGWIMAGLLFFLVAFPAVNRQNPVQKALTVMDTSRPVAFYGRFNPAFAFALKKHIPEMKTPEEVSTFFQKHPNGYLISITKVQDELKSLPLKEIVHQKDLFENKTTQVYQWVK; this is encoded by the coding sequence ATGAAAACTGGTAAATATCTTCCTATATTTCTATTTTTTGCCGCCTTTTTCCTCTATACGGCTGGTATCCGCTACAATCCGATATACATTCTCGATGAATCGAAAAATGTGGAATGTGCCCGGGAAATGTTTACCCGTAACGATTTGATAGTTCCTACGTTTAATGACCGGTTGCGCACCGACAAGCCGCCATTGCACTATTATTTTATGATGGCCGCTTTCAAAGTTTTTGGGGTGAACGAATTTGCTGCCCGTTTCTTTTCGGCTATCATGGGAGCACTGACGTTGCTTATCACATTTTTGTTTACCCGAAAATATGCCGGAGAAAAAACGGCCCTGCTTACCTGGCTTATCCTTATCACATCGCTGAATTTCTCCATCGAGTTTCATTTAGCGGTCCCCGATCCCTATCTTATATTTTTCATGACGTTAACCCATTGGGCTTTTTTCGAGTTCTACCAAAAACGAACATGGCCCTGGCTCATCACGATGTACGTATCGCTTGCCTTGGCAATCCTCGCCAAGGGACCTGTTGCTCTTGGCTTCGCCGGCCTAAATGGGTTGCTGTTTTTAATTCTGAAACGCGATTTCCGCTGGCAGACCATCAAACAATTCCGCTTGCTTTTGGGAGTTGTCGTAACCGGAATCATAGCCATTCCGTGGTATGTTAAAGTTGGGTTGGCGACTAACGGTGAATGGACACGCCAGTTCTTTTTCAAACATAATCTCGACCGTTTTTCCAGCGAAATGGAGGGACACGGTGGCTTCTTCCTGTTGACCGCTGTTTTCGTCTTACTGGCCTTTCTCCCGTACACTGTTTTTCTTTTTCAGTCCTACCGGGAAGCATTTCGCCAACGCAAAAGCAACGACTTGATTTTGTTTGCAATGATTGTTTCGGTGGTCATCATCGTTTTCTTCTCGATATCTTCCACACAGCTGCCCAACTACCCCATGCCGGCTTATCCGTTTGTAGCCGTGCTCATTGGTTATTACCTCAGCAACGTCAAACTAAAAATGAAAGGCCCGTTATGGATCAATCTGGGCGTTGGTTTACTCATCCCGATTGGCGCTTTCGTTGCCATGAAACTGGATAAAAGTCTTGTTCCGGTAGCCAACCTGGCCTGGTTATTTTTGGTGATTCCTGCCGGAGCCGCATGGGCATTGTACGATTTCTACAAGCAACGCAGTCAACAGCGAATTTTCACGGCACTTTCCGCTGGTTGGATCATGGCCGGACTACTCTTTTTCCTGGTAGCCTTCCCGGCAGTAAACCGGCAAAATCCGGTACAAAAAGCGCTTACGGTGATGGATACCAGTCGCCCAGTTGCATTCTACGGACGATTTAATCCAGCCTTTGCCTTTGCCCTGAAGAAACACATACCCGAAATGAAAACGCCGGAAGAGGTCAGTACTTTCTTCCAGAAGCACCCGAATGGTTATCTCATCTCAATTACAAAAGTACAGGATGAATTGAAATCGCTTCCGCTAAAAGAGATTGTTCACCAGAAGGATCTGTTCGAAAACAAGACTACGCAGGTTTATCAATGGGTAAAATAG
- a CDS encoding cytoplasmic protein: MNDLIPVKVECYSGYKADEYPICFYWGNICFDIKEILDRWYQTDSHAEWPAANYFKVETLNGQYFLLKHEMKPDHWYLVVKGESMNLQA, encoded by the coding sequence ATGAACGATTTGATACCGGTTAAGGTTGAGTGTTATTCCGGCTACAAAGCAGACGAATACCCCATTTGTTTTTATTGGGGCAATATCTGTTTCGACATCAAAGAAATACTCGATCGCTGGTATCAGACCGACAGTCACGCCGAATGGCCTGCTGCCAATTACTTCAAGGTAGAGACTCTGAATGGCCAGTATTTCCTGTTAAAACACGAAATGAAACCCGATCACTGGTACCTCGTTGTCAAGGGCGAAAGCATGAACCTACAGGCTTGA
- a CDS encoding DUF72 domain-containing protein: MDFNNLHIGTSGWSYKHWNGVFYPPEVKPAQYLEHYLTQFDCVELNSSFYHLPKKITASGWMDRTPENFRFCPKMSRFITHQRRLLYAEEAVLNFFDVFDTMATRLGPVLIQLPPGLHYDLPRLTDFLNYLGEQFSEYQFAIEVRHDSWLRDEFFDLLRRNNMAFVMADSGKRYPWAEVVTADFVYLRLHGNVKLYATDYRTEELQEYATKIKNWINEGKEVWVFFNNDFEGYAVKNAMELRDLMMNDQN, translated from the coding sequence ATGGATTTCAATAACTTACATATCGGCACTTCGGGATGGAGCTACAAGCACTGGAATGGTGTGTTTTATCCTCCGGAAGTGAAACCGGCCCAATACCTTGAACATTATCTGACACAGTTCGATTGCGTGGAACTGAACTCCAGCTTTTACCACTTGCCTAAAAAGATAACTGCTTCCGGATGGATGGACCGCACGCCGGAAAACTTCCGCTTTTGTCCGAAGATGAGTCGTTTTATTACACACCAGCGACGTTTGTTATATGCTGAGGAAGCTGTGCTGAATTTCTTCGATGTATTTGATACCATGGCCACACGTCTGGGGCCAGTGTTGATTCAGCTTCCGCCAGGTTTACATTATGATTTGCCCAGGCTAACCGATTTTCTGAATTACCTGGGTGAACAGTTTAGTGAGTATCAGTTTGCCATCGAGGTAAGACATGATTCCTGGTTGCGCGACGAATTTTTTGATTTGCTTAGGCGAAATAATATGGCTTTTGTGATGGCCGATTCAGGGAAACGCTATCCGTGGGCCGAGGTGGTTACTGCCGACTTCGTTTATCTCCGTCTTCATGGTAATGTAAAGTTGTATGCTACCGATTACCGCACGGAAGAGTTACAGGAATATGCAACGAAAATAAAGAACTGGATAAATGAGGGAAAAGAAGTTTGGGTATTCTTCAATAACGATTTTGAAGGATATGCTGTGAAAAACGCGATGGAACTAAGAGATTTGATGATGAACGACCAAAATTAG